AAGCCTCAAGCAACAAGTCAGGCGTACGCCCACTTGCAGCTTGCAGCTCGTAACTCGCCGCTGCTTCAAAAATGAATGACGGTACGAATGCTCTTGCCTTCATGCATCAGGTCAAACGCTTTGTTGATGTCTTCCAGGCCCATGGTATGGGTGATGAAGGTGTCCAGCGGGATTTCGCCGGTCTGGGCCATTTCCACGTAGCTTGGCAGTTCGCTGCGGCCGCGCACGCCACCGAATGCCGAACCGCGCCAGACGCGACCGGTCACCAGCTGGAATGGACGGGTGGCGATTTCCTGGCCGGCACCGGCCACGCCGATGATCACCGACTCGCCCCAGCCTTTGTGGCAGCACTCAAGGGCGGCGCGCATCAGCTGCACATTGCCGATGCACTCGAAGGAAAAGTCCACGCCGCCGTCGGTCAAGTCGACGATCACGTCCTGGATCGGGCGATCGTAGTCTTTCGGGTTGATGCAGTCGGTGGCGCCGAGTTGCTTGGCGATTTCGAACTTGGCCGGGTTGATGTCGATGGCGATGATGCGGCCGGCCTTGGCCTTGACCGCACCGATGATGGCCGACAGGCCGATACCGCCGAGGCCGAAGATGGCCACGGTGTCGCCCGGCTTGACCTTGGCGGTATTGATCACCGCACCGATGCCAGTGGTGACGCCACAACCGAGCAGGCAGACTTTTTCCAGCGGTGCTTCCTTAGGAATCTTGGCGACCGAGATTTCCGGCAGTACGGTGTACTCGGAGAAGGTCGAAGTACCCATGTAGTGGAAAATCGGCTGGCCCTTGTAGGAAAAACGCGTGGTGCCGTCGGGCATCAGGCCTTTGCCCTGGGTGGAGCGGATGGCCTGGCACAGGTTGGTCTTGCCCGACAGGCAGAACTTGCACTTGCCGCATTCCGGGGTGTACAGCGGGATCACATGATCGCCGACCGCTACCGACGTTACGCCTTCGCCGATGGCTTCAACCACCGCACCGCCTTCATGGCCGAGGATCGACGGGAAGATCCCTTCCGGGTCGGCGCCCGACAGGGTGTAGGCATCGGTATGGCATACGCCGGACGCGACCACGCGCAGCAGCACCTCGCCAGCCTTGGGCATGGCCACATCCACTTCGACGATTTCAAGGGGCTTCTTGGCTTCGAAGGCTACGGCAGCGCGAGACTTGATCATCCGGGTTTCTCCATGGAGTAAAAAACTGAGACTGGCAGTGTAAAACAACGCCAACTGATTAATAATCCAACCAAAAGCAAAACATTATTGCTGTACAGGGATAATTATCATGCAGGAGAACCGCTGGGAAGGCATCGACGAGTTTGTCGCCGTGGCCGAATGCTGCCAATTCACCGCAGCGGCGGAGCGTTTAGGCGTTTCCTCGTCGCATATCAGCCGCCAGGTGGCGCGGCTCGAAGAGCGTTTGCAGACGCGGTTGCTGTATCGCAGCACCCGGCGCGTCACGCTGACCGAGGCCGGGCAGACCTTTTTACAACACTGCCAGCGCCTGCAGGACGGCCGCGAAGAAGCCCTGCGCGCCGTGGGCGACCTGGCCAGCGAGCCCAAGGGCATGTTGCGCATGACCTGCGCGGTGGCGTATGGCGAACGATTTATCGTGCCGCTGGTGACCCGCTTCATGGGGTTGTACCCACAATTGCGGGTGGATGTGGAACTGAGCAACCGCCAGCTGGACCTGGTGCATGAGGGCCTGGACCTGGCCATTCGTCTGGGGCGCCTCTCGGACTCGCGCATGGTTGCTACTCGCCTGGCGCCACGGCGCATGTACCTGTGCGCGTCGCCCTCCTACCTTGCACGGTATGGCCGCCCACACAGCTTGTCGGAGCTGAGCCGGCACAACTGCCTGATTGGCAGCTCGGATATCTGGCAACTGGAACAGGACGGGCGGGAATTTTCCCAGCGAGTACAGGGAAACTGGCGCTGCAACAGTGGGCAGGCCGTGCTGGATGCGGCACTTCAGGGCGTCGGCCTGTGCCAGCTACCCGACTACTACGTGCTGGAGCACTTGAAAAGCGGCACCCTGGTGTCGTTGCTGGAAGGTCACCAGCCGCCGAACACCGCCGTGTGGGCGCTCTACCCGCAACAGCGCCATCTCTCGCCAAAAGTGCGCAAGCTGGTGGAGTTCCTCAAAGAGGGGCTGGCGCAGCACGTCGTCTACACCACCATATAGATAACGCCCGGCCCTTGGCCGTTTGCCTGCAAATACACGCAGTTTCCACTGCCCCAAGGCAAGCAGATGAGCCCACATACCCCACAGATTCAACGCACCAACCACTTTATCCGCAAGGTACTGGCCGACTTCCCGGTGCCGGGCGAAATTGCTTCCCGGTTGATTCGCAAGCACGCCCAACCGTTCAGCAACGAAGAGCTGGACCCCGACAACACCCTGCTGACCACTATCGAATACAACACTGACAATCCCGATGCGCCTTTTACCGGCGCCATCATCCAGACGATGACGTTGACCGAAGCGATGATCGCCAACGCCCCAGAGGCCCCAGGCGGCCTGGTCAACATCACGGGGTTCTCGATGACCGCGCCGTATTTCAATATTGTCCCCGAGCTGCCACGCCTGATGGATAACCGGATTCCGGCAATGTTCAACGAAGAGTTCATCGCCGCCGGCTGGATTGCGCCCCGTCGCTATGAAGCGATTTACCTGCGCAGCGAGCCGCAGGCTTACGGGCCGAGCACCCAACTGGGCATCTCCCCGCAAAACTTTCGCAATGTCGTGCAATCGAGCAACTTCGACCAGGTTTACAACGAGGCAATCACGGCGTTCTGGGACAAGCACCAGGAGAACTACAAAACCCTGATGCGTATGTCCTTTATCGAAGGCTATCTGAATCAATTCGACGAATTCACCCTGACCGATGAGGAGCGCAGCCTGGCAGCGCGGGCGGCAGGTGTCGCCAACACCAAGGACTTCAGCAACTTGTCCCTTCAAGACCTGCAGGCCCCGTATGTTCCGGATACAAACCTTTCTATGCGTCTGCTGCGCATCCATACCAACGAAGCCACCGACATTCTCACCATCACCGACAACCAGAGCCAGATCACCCTGCTTTACATTCCAGGCAACTCTTCCCCCTTCCACGGCTTTGTTGACCCGGCAGCCATGCGTACGTGGCTGGTGAGCCTGGCCAAAACGGCAAACCAACGTAAAGCGCTGACCAACCACTTCGAAGCTGAAACCGTCGACTCCGGCTTGATATACAGCGGCGTCGAGGAGGCCCTGGTCGGTATGACGGCCTTTCCTGGCCCAGCCCCGAAGTCAGGCTTTTTCAATAGCTTGCTGCCAGCCACCTACTGGGACCCGGAGCAATACATCAACAACGCCATGTACCCGGCGCTGAACGGCAATCCTTTCGACTATATAACCCGACAGGTCAAGGCCCGTATCAGCAAGCTGATGGCGCGCACCCTTGTTTCACCACTGGATACCTACAAGGCCAACACCCTCGACGCCTTGGAAAAAGGCTGCCTGCTGGCAATTCCCCTCGCCCTTGCCATGCGATCAGCCCTGCTCGCCGAGTTTTGTTTCCTGACTCAGGGCATCACCGAGATGGCGATTGGTACCGACGACATACTGAAAGACAAGCCCATGGGCACTGAACGGATCATCTTCGGTGCCCTGAATGCAATGCCCGTGGTCGTCCACGGTATCGGTACCCAGGCCGCCGCCACCCTCAACAGCTTGCGCAGCCAACTGGGCAAGGCTGTCCGCCAAGTGAGCGGCAACATCAAGGTCAGTCTGCTCGCCAGCAGTTCGACGCCAGCGCAGGAGCCGGGCCGGATAC
The genomic region above belongs to Pseudomonas poae and contains:
- a CDS encoding S-(hydroxymethyl)glutathione dehydrogenase/class III alcohol dehydrogenase, which translates into the protein MIKSRAAVAFEAKKPLEIVEVDVAMPKAGEVLLRVVASGVCHTDAYTLSGADPEGIFPSILGHEGGAVVEAIGEGVTSVAVGDHVIPLYTPECGKCKFCLSGKTNLCQAIRSTQGKGLMPDGTTRFSYKGQPIFHYMGTSTFSEYTVLPEISVAKIPKEAPLEKVCLLGCGVTTGIGAVINTAKVKPGDTVAIFGLGGIGLSAIIGAVKAKAGRIIAIDINPAKFEIAKQLGATDCINPKDYDRPIQDVIVDLTDGGVDFSFECIGNVQLMRAALECCHKGWGESVIIGVAGAGQEIATRPFQLVTGRVWRGSAFGGVRGRSELPSYVEMAQTGEIPLDTFITHTMGLEDINKAFDLMHEGKSIRTVIHF
- a CDS encoding LysR substrate-binding domain-containing protein, which gives rise to MQENRWEGIDEFVAVAECCQFTAAAERLGVSSSHISRQVARLEERLQTRLLYRSTRRVTLTEAGQTFLQHCQRLQDGREEALRAVGDLASEPKGMLRMTCAVAYGERFIVPLVTRFMGLYPQLRVDVELSNRQLDLVHEGLDLAIRLGRLSDSRMVATRLAPRRMYLCASPSYLARYGRPHSLSELSRHNCLIGSSDIWQLEQDGREFSQRVQGNWRCNSGQAVLDAALQGVGLCQLPDYYVLEHLKSGTLVSLLEGHQPPNTAVWALYPQQRHLSPKVRKLVEFLKEGLAQHVVYTTI
- a CDS encoding membrane-targeted effector domain-containing toxin; this translates as MPGEIASRLIRKHAQPFSNEELDPDNTLLTTIEYNTDNPDAPFTGAIIQTMTLTEAMIANAPEAPGGLVNITGFSMTAPYFNIVPELPRLMDNRIPAMFNEEFIAAGWIAPRRYEAIYLRSEPQAYGPSTQLGISPQNFRNVVQSSNFDQVYNEAITAFWDKHQENYKTLMRMSFIEGYLNQFDEFTLTDEERSLAARAAGVANTKDFSNLSLQDLQAPYVPDTNLSMRLLRIHTNEATDILTITDNQSQITLLYIPGNSSPFHGFVDPAAMRTWLVSLAKTANQRKALTNHFEAETVDSGLIYSGVEEALVGMTAFPGPAPKSGFFNSLLPATYWDPEQYINNAMYPALNGNPFDYITRQVKARISKLMARTLVSPLDTYKANTLDALEKGCLLAIPLALAMRSALLAEFCFLTQGITEMAIGTDDILKDKPMGTERIIFGALNAMPVVVHGIGTQAAATLNSLRSQLGKAVRQVSGNIKVSLLASSSTPAQEPGRILNARPRPSGLQTVRILGESFITYLTPDESGFFELFMSDPATPLTIHATGLFAIQSSDLKWRIAGLNGGGAFRNGWQRIYRFFGGPAHSSLFNAYEMPTPLRETVAGMMSDSSSFSEDFEPLGSEQQPLRNARSLFFEKRNKLAQDSTTFFNNRTLPPVRPVLPTFSLDDSQTSIIHKLLSASDGLVLGESHEALSSKAFLMDNMQALAREGVKRIYFEHLLTDVHTPLIKLFYRSRTAAMSNELRSYLRGIYPPRSDSHYSFLNILIKAREAGIKIQPIDCTASYMIRDMTDANGTLRQRMMNFYATEVIQWIQTTKRHPGKWVALVGDSHTNNYRGVPGLAELTGSIGLRIEDARAGQRLGIEADPGRTSSMGIGKGNATVKADFVLRVDTTSLQRPAQAIPGPSHSLVLQKTPESQLSKPGQFLLSAATATTPAKILYRSRRGNIQSITVNQADTRFSINAPGWSIDQKPFNTLQALVDTLKTRPGVEQVTD